ACGCCCGCGGAGGACGCCCCCATCAACGGCACGCAGCTCTGCGTCAAGGGGCGCTTCCACACCGACCTGATCCACAGCCCGGACCGGCTGACCCACCCCCTGATCAAGGTGGACGGCAAGTTCGAGCGGACGACGTGGGACAGGGCCATCCGGTTCGCCGCCGACCGTTTCTCCCAAATCGTGGAGCGGTACGGGCCGGACTCGGTCGCGGGGCTCTCCTCGGCCCGCTGCACCAACGAGGATAATTTCGTGTTCCAGAAGTTCATGCGCGCGGCGATCGGCACCAACAACGTCGATCACTGCGCCCGGACCTGACACGCTCCCACGGTCGCAGGTCTTGCGACCTCGTTGGGAAGCGGCGCCATGACGAACTCGGTGAACGAGATCCTGGACGAGGACCTGCTCTTCGTCATCGGGTCCAACACCACCGAGGCGCATCCCGTCATCGGCATCAAGATGAAACAGGCCGTGCGCCGGGGCACGAAGCTGATCGTCGTGGACCCGCGCCGCACGGAGCTCGCGGGGATGGCGCACCTGTGGCTGCCCCTGCGCTCGGGCACCGACATCGCCCTGATCAACGGGATGATGCGCATCATCGTAAAGGAGGGCTGGCAGGACGAGGCCTACATCAAAGAGCGCTGCGAGGGGTACGAGGCCCTGCTGGCGTGCATCGAGTCCTACACTCCCGAGCGGGTCGAGGCCATCACGGGCATTTCGCGCGAGCAGCTGCACGAGGCCGCGCGCCTCTATGCCACAACCCGGAAGGCGGGCATCTTCTATACGCTCGGGATCACGGAGCACATCTGCGGGACGAACAACGTCAAGAACCTCGCCAACCTGGGGCTCCTGACGGGGCATATCGGGTTTCCGAGCGCGGGGATCAACCCCCTGCGCGGGCAGAACAACGTCCAGGGCGCCTGCGACATGGCCGCGCTGCCCTCGGACTTCCCGGGCTACCAGAAGGTGACGGACCCGGAGAAGCTGGCCTTCTTCGAGAAGCTCTGGGGGCGGAAGCTCTCCGGCAAGCCGGGCTACAAGATCCCCGAGATGTTCGACGCCGCCCATGAGGGGACCCTCAAGGCGATGTTCGTCATGGGCGAGGATCCCGTCATGAGCGACCCCGACGCCAACCACGTCAAGAAGGGGTTCGAGGCCATGGAGTTCGTCGCGGTGCAGGAGATCTTCATGTCCGAGACGGCGAAGTTCGCCGACGTGATCTTCCCCGCGACCTGCTACGCCGAGAAGGAGGGGACCTTCACCGCCTCCGAGCGGCGGGTGCAGCGCGTCCGGAAGGCCGTGGAGCCGCCGGGGGAGGCCCGCGTCGACTGGCAGATCGTCGCATCCATCGCCCAAGCGATGGGCGCGAAGGGGTTCGACTGGCGGACGTCGGAGGACGTCTTCGAGGAGATGCGCGCCGCCATCCCCCAGTACCGCGGCATGACCTACGAGCGCATGGGGACGACGGGGCTGCAGTGGCCCTGCCCGACGGTGGACCACCCCGGGACCCTCTACCTCCACAAGGACACCTTCTCCATCGGAAAGGGCAAAATGGTCCCGATCGAGCATGTGGAGCCGGCCGAGCCGCCCTGCGAGGAGTACCCCTTCCTGCTCATCACGGGGCGCAGGCTGGAGCACTACAACGTCACGACGCGCTTCTCCCCGACGCTCGACGCCATCGTGCCCTGCGAGATGGCGGAGATAAACCCCGAGGATGCCCGCAGGCTGGGGCTCGCCGAGGGACAGCTGGCCCGCGTGACCTCGCGGCGCGGACAGGTGGTCACGCGCGTGACGGTCACGGACAGGGTCAAGCCCGGCTCGCTCTTCATGACC
This genomic interval from uncultured Fretibacterium sp. contains the following:
- the fdhF gene encoding formate dehydrogenase subunit alpha yields the protein MVKLNVDGHGVEVAPGTTIIEAARSVGVEIPNLCYDKHLTAFSGCRMCVVELEGSKKLVTSCSTLVKEGMVVKTKTERIVRYRKSLLDLILGNHPQDCLTCEKVGNCKLQDLCYEYGVQKSRWPRTNTVFPLDEANPVMIRDQNKCIKCGKCVRVCREIQVTGTVDFVGRGVNSTVTTSFDRPIDREICRMCGQCVAACPTGALINKHFVGTRPWEVTKVRTTCPFCGTGCNFDLNVKNGRVVGVTPAEDAPINGTQLCVKGRFHTDLIHSPDRLTHPLIKVDGKFERTTWDRAIRFAADRFSQIVERYGPDSVAGLSSARCTNEDNFVFQKFMRAAIGTNNVDHCARTUHAPTVAGLATSLGSGAMTNSVNEILDEDLLFVIGSNTTEAHPVIGIKMKQAVRRGTKLIVVDPRRTELAGMAHLWLPLRSGTDIALINGMMRIIVKEGWQDEAYIKERCEGYEALLACIESYTPERVEAITGISREQLHEAARLYATTRKAGIFYTLGITEHICGTNNVKNLANLGLLTGHIGFPSAGINPLRGQNNVQGACDMAALPSDFPGYQKVTDPEKLAFFEKLWGRKLSGKPGYKIPEMFDAAHEGTLKAMFVMGEDPVMSDPDANHVKKGFEAMEFVAVQEIFMSETAKFADVIFPATCYAEKEGTFTASERRVQRVRKAVEPPGEARVDWQIVASIAQAMGAKGFDWRTSEDVFEEMRAAIPQYRGMTYERMGTTGLQWPCPTVDHPGTLYLHKDTFSIGKGKMVPIEHVEPAEPPCEEYPFLLITGRRLEHYNVTTRFSPTLDAIVPCEMAEINPEDARRLGLAEGQLARVTSRRGQVVTRVTVTDRVKPGSLFMTFHFKESPVNELTIGAYDPVTLTAEYKVCAVHIEKVESGYDPVKIERFVNLRHAVGFDKD